The nucleotide sequence TTGCTGCATTACTATGGCGTGGAACTCCAGCCCGAAACGCTCAAGCAGATTTGGGAATTCCACCAGTTGCTCCGTGCGAACAACGATGACCAGGATTTGACCCGCCTGAACGCTTTTGAAACGATGGTGGAACGTCATTACGCAGACTGCACGCTCATCAATGCGTACGTGCCCAAGTGGCCTGCCCGCATGATTGACGTGGGTAGCGGCGCCGGATTTCCGGGCATTCCCCTCAAGATTGTGAACCCCTCCATTCGCCTCACCTTATGCGAGCCCCGTCCGAATCGTATCAATTTCTTGAATATGGTTATCGAGAAAATGGGCCTCAAGGGGATCGACGTGTTCGGTCACAAGGTTACTAGCCGCAGCATGACCATCCCGGTAGACGGAGTCATTAGCCGCGCTTTTGAATTGATGGAAAAGACGCTCCCGCGTATCGCCAATTCCCTGAAAGTGGGCGGCCGCGTATTCTTTATGAAGGGGCCCGCCGTAGCCGACGAACTCAAGACCTTCCATCCCGAAGATTTTGGCTACAAGTTCGTGGGCCAGCACTTCTATACGATTCCCAACAGCACGCAGGAACGCGCCCTGATTATTTTGGAACGCGTGGAGTAGCCGCCTCTTTTGCAGTGTTTGCAGAAGTGTCTGCGGGGCATTTGGGAAGTTCCTTTGCCCAATAGCTCGTGTCGATGACAATGACTTTTTGCGTCGTCAGGTTGACAGAACCGGTGATTGACGTATGATAAACTGAATCGATTCTGGGATCGTCAGTTTCGAGTTTGCGTAGCATTTCGGGCGTTTCGCTCCCGGTCAAGAATGGTCTGCAACCTCTGCGGATGTGCTTTTCGAAAATCAGGATGGAATTTCCATCGCGGTTGGTGGTGAGGGGCATCAGGTAATCGCGCTTTTCCCAGATCAGGTAGTTGTCGGGACAGTGGCCGACGACTTCGGCGACAATTTCTTTGACGGTTTCTTTTTCGCTTTCGTTATCTTCGATGATCACGTAGGCGACAAAACCTCCTATGACGAATCCGACCAATCCCCAGAAGGCGTAGAACCATATGTTTGTCAGGGTTTGCTTGATAGCCGCGATGATGAATTTCATTGGTAGAACTCCTGTTTTTATTGATTTATCGACATTTTGAAGAAAATTGTCAAATCCTCGTGTTGATAAAAAATCAACACAAAGTGCCTTTTGGGGCGGTTTTTGGCCTGTTTTTGGGGCTAATTTTATAGTGGTTGGAAATTTTTAGGAGCTCTTATGAAGACGCTGGGCTTAGTGTTTGGTACTTTGGCGTGTGCGGCGACGGTGTTTGCACCTGTGGCTTTCGCTGCCGAAAATCCCCTAAAATTGTGGTACAATAGCGATGCGGGTACCTCGTTTACCGACGCTTTGCCCATTGGCAACGGCTATATGGGCGGTATTGTTTATGGGGGTGTCGCAAAAGACATTATCGGCCTGAACGAAAGTACCGTGTGGTCGGGTGGCCCGGGCGACAACAACAAGCAGGGGGCGGCGAGCCACTTGAAAGATGCCCGCGATGCCATGTTCCGTGGCGACTACCGCACGGCAGAATCCATCGTTTCTAATTATATGATTGGCCCGGGCCCGGCGAGCTTTCAGCCGGTGGGCGACCTGGTGATTACCACGTCGCATTCGGGCGCTACCAATTACCGCCGCGAACTGGACCTCAAGACGGCTATCGCCAAGACCACGTATACGGCGGGCGGCGTCAACTACACCCGCGAATATTTTGCAAGCTACCCGGACCATGTGATTGTGGTGCGCCTCACGGCCGACAAGAACGGCTCGGTGAGTTTTGGTGCCACCATGACGACTCCGCACCGCAGCAACAGCATGTCGAACAGCGGCAACACGCTCGTTTACGACGTGACGGTGAATTCCATCAAGTTCCAGAATCGCCTGAACGTGGTGGCTGACGGCGGCACGGTTTCGGTCGCGAACGGCAAAATCAACGTGCAGGGCGCAAATTCTGCAATGCTCGTACTCACCACGGCCACGAACTTCAAGTCTTATAACGATGTCTCGGGCAACCCGGGCTCCATCGCCACCGAAATCATGTCCAAGGTGGCCAAAAAGTCTTACGACGACTTGCTCTCCGCGCACCTCAAGGATTACCAGACTATTTTCAATCGCGTGTCGCTGAACCTGGGCGAACCCGACAAGAGCGCAGGCGACATTACCAGCACTCGCGTCAAGAATTTCAATTCCACGAACGACCCTTCTCTGGTGGAATTGCACTATCAATTCGGCCGTTACTTGCTGATTTCTAGCTCGCGCAAGGGTGGCCAGCCCGCCAACTTGCAGGGCATTTGGAACAAGGATACGAACCCGGTTTGGGGCAGTAAGTACACCACGAACATTAACCTCGAAATGAACTACTGGCCGGTAGAGACGGCGAACCTCGGCGAATGCGTGTGGCCGCTCATTGACAAAATCAAGAGCATGGTGCCGCAGGGCGAAAAGACTGCCAAGGTGCACTGGGGCGTAGACGAAGGCTGGGTGGAACACCACAATACCGACCTCTGGAACCGTACCGCTCCGATCGATGGCGCGTGGGGCTTGTGGCCTACGGGCGCAGGCTGGCTAAGCACGCACTTGTGGGAACATTACCTGTTCAACCCGACCGACAAGGCCTACTTGCAAGACGTTTATTCGACCATGAAGGGGGCGGCGCTCTTCTTTGTGAATAGCCTTATCGAAGAGCCCGAAACCGGCAACAAGTACTTGGTCACGGCGCCGAGCGATTCTCCGGAAAACGATCACGGCGGCTACAATGTCTGCTTTGGCCCGACCATGGACAACCAGATTATTCGCGACGTGCTGAATTACACCATCGAGGCTTCCAAGATTCTGGGCGTCGACGAAGATGCCCGCGCCAAGATGGAAGCGGTGGTAAAACGCTTGCCGCCTACAAAGACGGGTAAGTACGGCCAGATTACGGAATGGCTGCAGGATTGGGATGACCCGAACAACAAGAACCGCCATATTTCGCACTTGTACGGCCTTTTCCCGAGCGCACAGATTACGCCCGAAGAAACTCCCGACTTGATCAAGGGCGCAGGCGTTACGCTCAAGCAGCGCGGCGACGATGCGACCGGATGGTCCTTGGCTTGGAAGATCAATTTCTGGGCGCGTATGCACGATGGCGATCACGCTTACACGATGATTCGCATGCTGCTTACGCCGAACAAGACTTACAATAATTTGTTTGATTCCCATCCGCCGTTCCAGATTGACGGTAACTTCGGTGCGGTCTCGGGCGTGAACGAAATGCTCATGCAGAGCCACAACGGCCGAATCAACTTGCTGCCGGCACTGCCTTCGCAGTGGAAAGACGGTAGCATCAAGGGCATTCGCGCCCGCGGCGGTTTTGAAATCGATTCCATGGCCTGGAAGGGAGGCAAGCTCACTTATGTGGCCATCAAGTCCGATGTGGGCCAGACGCTCAACCTGGTGAATGGCTCTAACAAGTTTACGACCACCACGGTTCCGGGCAAGGTTTATGAATTCGATGGCAATCTCAAGCTCACGAACCAGCCGTTCGAGCCGGTGGTCATTCCGGGCAAGATCCAGGCCGAAAGCTACATCTCCATGGACGGCGTGCAGATAGAGCCCGACACCGATGGCGAGCCGAATCTCGGCTGGATTAACGACGGCGATTACAGCGAATACCTGGTAAAGGTTCCGGCTGCAGGTGCTTACAAGCTTACCGCCCGCGTGGCCTCTGGTGCCGAAGAAAAGTCGACCATTGCGGTGACCGATTCTACGGGCAAGGCGCTTGCGACGCTTACGGTGGACCCTGCAAAGACTGAAGGTTGGAACGACTGGTACGAAACTTCGACCGCGATCGATTTGCCCAAGGGCGAACAGAAGCTCAAGTTCACTTATAACGGAAGCGACACGTACCTGATGAATGTCGACTGGTTCAGCTTCGATAGCGATCCGACGGCGATTCCGACGGCGGTTCGTGTAGCAAATTCGCTCAGTGTTCATGCGGTGTCGATGGCCCGCGCCTCGGTGGCCCTGATGGTAAGTGCCGACGGCGACTTTGAGGCCCGCCTGTACTCGGCAAATGGCAATTTGGTGGCAAAACGGCAGGGTAGCGGTAATTCTTTGGTGGAATTCGGCAAAAATGGCCGCCTGCTGCAAGGGACTTACATTGCGGTTGTCAAGAGCGGTAACCTGCAAAAAACGCTCAAAATCAAGGCATATTGATAACTTGTCCACGCGAAATGCCCTTTCGCGTGGAATTTTGGCCTTTTTTGGGGCTAATTTTAGATGGGTGAGTAAAGAAAATCGCTCCTGTGGGGGCGTAAAGGGATGAAATATGATGTTTGCGAAGAGTATTAAGGCGGCTGTTGCCTTGGTTGGTTTCGGGCTCTGCACGCAGGCCATGGCCGAAAACCCGCTTATCCAGACATATTATTCTCCGGACCCGGCGCCTGTCGTGTTCGGCGATACGCTTTGCACCTATTCCGGCAACGACGAGGGCGGTAGCTTTTTTACGATGCACGGCTGGCGCGTATCGTGCACCACGGATATGGTGAACTGGACCGACATGAACACCCTCATTCTGGAAGCGGGTGACTTCAACGGTTCTGCCAAGAAAAACGGCGACTGGGCTTCTCAATGCATTCGCCGCAATGACAAGTACTATTATTACGTGACCGTGGAATCCACCCGCGGCGGCCGCGCCATTAACGTGGGTGTGTCCGACAAGAAGGAAGGCCCCTTCAAGGATGCCCTGAACGGCAAACATTTGGCGGGCCCCAACTGGGACTACATCGACCCCACCGTATTTATTGACGACGATGGCCAGGCATGGCTTTACTGGGGTAACCCCAAGCTTTATTACTGCCCCCTCAAGGAGAACATGATTGAATGCGCAAGCGAAATCAAGGTCTCCGACATGAGCACCTTTAACGGCAAGTATACCGAAGGCCCATGGATTCACAAGCGCGGAAAAAAATATTACATGATTTACGCCGCCGGTGGCATTCCCGAATCCATTGACTATTCCTGGAGTGATTCCCCGACGGGTCCCTGGACCTACAAGGGCGTCATTATGCCGAAAAGCGAACCGGGTGCCGCGTTCACCGTTCACTCCGGCATTGTCGACTTCAAGGGCCGCAGCTTCTTCTTCTATCACAACCAGAAGAACGTGAAGGGTGGCGGCTACAGCCGTTCTACCGCAATTGAAGAATTCACCTGGAATGCCGACGGTACCATTCCCACTATCCGCGCTACCAACAATGGCGTCGTGAAGCCCATCAAGAACCTTGACCCGTTCGTGCGCGTGGAAGCCGAGACCAAGTCTTGGGTTGGTGGCATGACTGTCAATACGTCGGGCGGCTACACCATCATCGAACATGTGAAGGCTCAAAACGGTGCGGTTTACCTGACCAATATGGGTAACAGCTTCTACACCAAGGTGCGCTCTGTTGACATGGGCGACGGTGCCGACCGCATTATCGTTTGCACTAGGGGCAACGGCGGTAAGCTTGAACTCCATGCCGGCTCCGAAAACGGTGCGCTCCTTGCTACAATGAATATTCCGTCTAGTTCTGCCTGGCAAGAAAATTCGTTCGACTTGACTGATGCCGCAGGCGTCGATGACTTGTTCTTCGTGGTAAAGCAGGGCGGGTTCGATTTTGACTACTGGTACATGGAAAGCGAAAAGACCGCTGTGCCGCAGACTCCTTACAAGGAAGTGGCTGCAAAGATTCCGGGCAAGATCGAAGCCGAAAACTACGACGTGGGCGGCCACAATAAGGCCTTCTACGACAACGACCGCGAAAACCAGGGCAAGGCCTACCGCGAAGACGAAGTCGATGTGGTTGACATTAGTGATTCCAAGTGCGGCGACGCCGCCTGTGCGGGCTATGCTATCGGTTACACGAACGATGGCGAATGGGTGGAGTACACCATCAATGTCACGGCGGATGCCAAGTACGACATTACGGCGAATGTGGCGACCGCCTTCGAAACTTCTGCAATGCAGCTGTTCATTGACGACAAGGAAATTACCGAATCGGTGGTGGCTCCGAAGGTCGACAGCGTATGGACTACGTACAAGGAAGTGGAAATCGGTTCCGCAGAGCTCAAGAAGGGCGAACATGTGCTCAAGCTCTTGATTACCGGCGGTTACTTGAATGTTGACTGGATTCAGTTTACCGATCCGAACGACACCACGACTTCTATTGCGAAGAACGTAAAGCTTGCCCCGCAGACAGCGTCTTACAACGTGTTCGGCACCACCGGCAAGTTCCTCGGTCGCGTAGAATCCGGTGCGAACATGGCTGCAACCCTTAAGAATGCTGGGTTCGCAAGCGGTATGTACATCTTGCGTGCCGTGGGCCTGAACAAGACCCTCCGCGTGCAAGTCCGCTAGAACGTCATTCCGAACTAGGTTCGGAATCAGCTTTGCTCCGAAATAGGCGTTGACAACTTGTCAACGAGAACTCCCTAAAAGGGAGTTCTTTTTTGTTGTATAAAAGATATTTTTCTTATTGGTGTGAATGATTAAGTGAGGTTTCTTATGAAAAACTTCTTGGTTTCGTTTGCTGTTACGTGCGCAGCCCTTTGCGCTACGTTGGCTTCCACTACAAATGCTCAGCCCAACGATGAATGGAACGGCAAACCGCGTGTGTTTGCGGTGAATGCGCTTACGCCGCACGTCACGTCTATGCCGTACTCTACGGTCGAAGAGGCCGTGAAGGGTGACCGCCACGCTTCTGAGTGGTACCAGACACTTTCGGGTAAGTGGAAATTTTTCCATGTTGAAAAGCCTGCCCAGCGCAATAACGATTTCTACAAAGACAACTACGATGTGTCCGGCTGGAA is from Fibrobacter sp. UWT2 and encodes:
- the rsmG gene encoding 16S rRNA (guanine(527)-N(7))-methyltransferase RsmG; translation: MANNWSKKPFSKGPSRQPSRNASAAGRDFVPHLKAPRTDFPLFNGKRVTPSLAGLDKLLHYYGVELQPETLKQIWEFHQLLRANNDDQDLTRLNAFETMVERHYADCTLINAYVPKWPARMIDVGSGAGFPGIPLKIVNPSIRLTLCEPRPNRINFLNMVIEKMGLKGIDVFGHKVTSRSMTIPVDGVISRAFELMEKTLPRIANSLKVGGRVFFMKGPAVADELKTFHPEDFGYKFVGQHFYTIPNSTQERALIILERVE
- a CDS encoding glycoside hydrolase N-terminal domain-containing protein → MKTLGLVFGTLACAATVFAPVAFAAENPLKLWYNSDAGTSFTDALPIGNGYMGGIVYGGVAKDIIGLNESTVWSGGPGDNNKQGAASHLKDARDAMFRGDYRTAESIVSNYMIGPGPASFQPVGDLVITTSHSGATNYRRELDLKTAIAKTTYTAGGVNYTREYFASYPDHVIVVRLTADKNGSVSFGATMTTPHRSNSMSNSGNTLVYDVTVNSIKFQNRLNVVADGGTVSVANGKINVQGANSAMLVLTTATNFKSYNDVSGNPGSIATEIMSKVAKKSYDDLLSAHLKDYQTIFNRVSLNLGEPDKSAGDITSTRVKNFNSTNDPSLVELHYQFGRYLLISSSRKGGQPANLQGIWNKDTNPVWGSKYTTNINLEMNYWPVETANLGECVWPLIDKIKSMVPQGEKTAKVHWGVDEGWVEHHNTDLWNRTAPIDGAWGLWPTGAGWLSTHLWEHYLFNPTDKAYLQDVYSTMKGAALFFVNSLIEEPETGNKYLVTAPSDSPENDHGGYNVCFGPTMDNQIIRDVLNYTIEASKILGVDEDARAKMEAVVKRLPPTKTGKYGQITEWLQDWDDPNNKNRHISHLYGLFPSAQITPEETPDLIKGAGVTLKQRGDDATGWSLAWKINFWARMHDGDHAYTMIRMLLTPNKTYNNLFDSHPPFQIDGNFGAVSGVNEMLMQSHNGRINLLPALPSQWKDGSIKGIRARGGFEIDSMAWKGGKLTYVAIKSDVGQTLNLVNGSNKFTTTTVPGKVYEFDGNLKLTNQPFEPVVIPGKIQAESYISMDGVQIEPDTDGEPNLGWINDGDYSEYLVKVPAAGAYKLTARVASGAEEKSTIAVTDSTGKALATLTVDPAKTEGWNDWYETSTAIDLPKGEQKLKFTYNGSDTYLMNVDWFSFDSDPTAIPTAVRVANSLSVHAVSMARASVALMVSADGDFEARLYSANGNLVAKRQGSGNSLVEFGKNGRLLQGTYIAVVKSGNLQKTLKIKAY
- a CDS encoding family 43 glycosylhydrolase, with the protein product MMFAKSIKAAVALVGFGLCTQAMAENPLIQTYYSPDPAPVVFGDTLCTYSGNDEGGSFFTMHGWRVSCTTDMVNWTDMNTLILEAGDFNGSAKKNGDWASQCIRRNDKYYYYVTVESTRGGRAINVGVSDKKEGPFKDALNGKHLAGPNWDYIDPTVFIDDDGQAWLYWGNPKLYYCPLKENMIECASEIKVSDMSTFNGKYTEGPWIHKRGKKYYMIYAAGGIPESIDYSWSDSPTGPWTYKGVIMPKSEPGAAFTVHSGIVDFKGRSFFFYHNQKNVKGGGYSRSTAIEEFTWNADGTIPTIRATNNGVVKPIKNLDPFVRVEAETKSWVGGMTVNTSGGYTIIEHVKAQNGAVYLTNMGNSFYTKVRSVDMGDGADRIIVCTRGNGGKLELHAGSENGALLATMNIPSSSAWQENSFDLTDAAGVDDLFFVVKQGGFDFDYWYMESEKTAVPQTPYKEVAAKIPGKIEAENYDVGGHNKAFYDNDRENQGKAYREDEVDVVDISDSKCGDAACAGYAIGYTNDGEWVEYTINVTADAKYDITANVATAFETSAMQLFIDDKEITESVVAPKVDSVWTTYKEVEIGSAELKKGEHVLKLLITGGYLNVDWIQFTDPNDTTTSIAKNVKLAPQTASYNVFGTTGKFLGRVESGANMAATLKNAGFASGMYILRAVGLNKTLRVQVR